One Ahaetulla prasina isolate Xishuangbanna chromosome 1, ASM2864084v1, whole genome shotgun sequence DNA window includes the following coding sequences:
- the AGBL5 gene encoding cytosolic carboxypeptidase-like protein 5 isoform X2, producing the protein MEIRCGGLLFSSKFDSGNLAHVEKVEHQEGDGDNSLNGSGSINTSSASVVFGNSLPTADYEFNVWTKPDCGDTEYENGNRSWFYFSVRGGIPGKLIKIHIVNMNKQTKLYSQGMTPLVKTVPIKPRWERIRERPAYEMAETQFVLSFVHRFLDCRGATTYFAFCYPFSYTECQDMLTQLDAHFAECRHLSPSSVQHYGTISRRAGADSRKAEGKPRSTTHRTRKYSRGGRGKGKKEAAPPRGTPYMDAIYYHRELLCYSLDKLRVDLVTITSCHGMQETREARLEKLFPDKNTPRPHCFVGKRVFFLSSRVHPGETPSSFVFNGFLEFILREEDPRAQMLRRMFVFKLIPMLNPDGVMRGHYRTDARGVNLNRQYLNPDADLHPAVYGAKAVMLYHHVHSRMQPGSPDWRTYVPPLNTKIANQRCTRKCSHSEDIPLSELEKTNNLRNCSRDSCITSSQDLEASEVPGSNDSNVWILSKELLSEHCENEVENPPPPAPETIPPQQSGLAYYVDLHGHASKRGCFMYGNNISDENCQVENMLFPKLISLNSAHFDFTGCNFSEKNMYAKDKRDGQSKEGSGRVAIYKASGIIHSYTLECNYNTGRSVNTVPAACHDNGRATPPPLPTFPSKYTVELFEQVGRALAIAALDMAECNPWPRIVLSEHSCLSNLRAWMLKHVRSMRGVTGYFKRKGTKTPPKGGNGISASSSENSLCRARSFSNGSVNQQATPQVKNSPSFTFSSSHTPASSGGLGQSPRKGASRVLALVREPRVQEKRRHQHQTLLRAAVSSIQAPSLPCSTRNTSHLQLAPSLGSCSLPTTINIPGPSCNSLHKTAKASTEHVPEKLKPPPCGLALLQNFSRRLNNEKLSETTSLDILMPRPSRIPIRRRPVGQTQHLLRFHSCSDDSSLKVWKYAAPEIPAQSSLPEFQLEMPVTSQREESLFLCPPKVLLDEHLPGRSDSPQLTYRKILSFCTEA; encoded by the exons ATGGAAATACGCTGTGGTGGCCTATTGTTCAGCTCCAAATTTGACTCTGGCAATTTGGCTCATGTTGAAAAGGTGGAACACCAGGAAGGTGATGGTGACAACAGCTTGAATGGCAGTGGCAGCATCAATACTTCTTCTGCCTCAGTGGTGTTTGGCAACTCCCTCCCCACTGCAGACTATGAATTCAATGTGTGGACCAAGCCAGATTGTGGTGACACAGAATATGAGAATGGGAACAG ATCCTGGTTTTACTTTAGTGTGAGGGGAGGAATTCCTGGCAAGTTGATCAAGATTCATATTGTGAATATGAACAAGCAGACCAAACTTTATTCCCAGGGAATGACACCTTTAGTCAAGACGGTACCTATCAAGCCCCGTTGGGAACGCATTCGTGAGCGACCTGCCTATGAG ATGGCGGAGACTCAGTTTGTCCTATCTTTTGTGCACCGATTCCTGGATTGTCGAGGAGCCACCACATACTTTGCCTTCTGCTATCCCTTCTCATATACAGAATGCCAGGACATGCTGACACAGCTGGATGCCCACTTTGCAGAGTGCAGACATCTCTCTCCTAGCAG TGTCCAACATTATGGCACAATTAGTCGGAGGGCAGGCGCAGACTCTAGAAAAGCTGAGGGGAAGCCGCGCTCCACCACCCACAGAACAAGAAAATACTCTAGAGGAGGACgtggaaaagggaaaaaggaggCGGCCCCACCCAGGGGTACACC CTATATGGATGCCATCTATTATCATCGGGAATTGTTGTGCTATTCCCTGGATAAGCTACGTGTGGACTTGGTCACCATCACATCATGCCATGGCATGCAGGAGACGCGGGAGGCTCGACTGGAGAAGTTATTCCCGGACAAGAACACACCCCGACCACACTGTTTTGTGGGGAAGAGA GTATTCTTTCTGAGCAGCAGAGTACATCCCGGGGAAACACCCTCTAGCTTTGTGTTCAATGGATTCCTGGAATTCATACTGAGAGAGGAGGATCCTCGAGCCCAAATGCTGCGTCGTATGTTTGTCTTTAAACTCATCCCTATGCTAAATCCAGATGGAGTGATGCGAGGACACTATCG GACAGACGCTCGTGGAGTTAATCTGAATCGTCAGTATTTGAACCCTGATGCAGACCTGCATCCTGCTGTATATGGGGCCAAGGCTGTCATGCTCTATCACCATGTTCACAGCCGGATGCAGCCTGGTTCTCCTGATTGGCGAACCTATGTCCCTCCACTCAACACAAAAATAGCCAATCAGCGTTGTACCCGCAAATGTTCCCATAGCGAAGACATCCCTCTTTCTGAGCTGGAGAAAACAAACAACCTTCGCAATTGTTCCAGAGATTCCTGCATCACCTCATCTCAGGATCTTGAGGCTTCAGAGGTACCAGGAAGCAATGACTCTAATGTCTGGATCCTTTCAAAAGAACTGTTATCTGAACACTGTGAGAATGAAGTTGAGAATCCTCCACCACCAGCTCCAGAAACCATCCCACCTCAACAGAGTGGTCTGGCTTACTATGTTGATCTGCATGGACATGCCTCTAAGCGTGGCTGTTTCATGTATGGGAACAACATTTCTGACGAGAACTGCCAG GTTGAAAATATGCTATTTCCTAAGCTCATCTCCTTGAATTCTGCTCATTTTGATTTCACGGGGTGCAACTTTTCAGAGAAGAATATGTATGCTAAAGACAAGCGGGATGGACAATCAAAAGAGGGCAGTGGGCGTGTGGCCATTTACAAGGCCTCAGGCATCATTCACAG TTACACACTGGAGTGCAATTACAACACAGGAAGATCAGTCAATACTGTTCCAGCAGCATGTCACGATAATGGGCGGGcaacccctcctcctctcccaacaTTCCCATCCAAATACACTGTGGAGCTGTTTGAGCAG GTTGGAAGGGCTTTAGCAATCGCAGCACTGGATATGGCAGAATGCAACCCCTGGCCTCGGATTGTCCTCTCTGAACACAGTTGCCTTAGCAATCTGCGTGCGTGGATGCTGAAACATGTGCGCAGCATGAGAGGAGTGACAGGCTACTTCAAGAGGAAGGGTACCAAAACCCCACCCAAGGGTGGCAA TGGGATTTCTGCTTCCAGCTCAGAGAATTCTCTCTGCCGAGCCAGAAGCTTCAGTAATGGTAGCGTCAATCAACAAGCTACCCCTCAGGTCAAGAACTCACCCAGCTTCACCTTCAGCTCCTCTCACACCCCTGCCTCCTCTGGGGGGTTGGGGCAGAGCCCTCGGAAAGGTGCCTCAAGGGTGCTGGCCCTTGTGCGAG AACCTCGAGTTCAGGAGAAGAGACGCCATCAGCACCAGACTTTGCTACGAGCTGCTGTGAGCAGCATCCAGGCACCCTCTCTCCCTTGTTCCACCAGAAACACCTCTCATCTCCAGCTGGCTCCCAGCCTAGGCTCCTGCTCCCTTCCAACTACTATCAACATACCAG GACCCAGCTGCAACAGCCTACATAAAACTGCCAAGGCTAGCACTGAGCATGTCCCTGAGAAGCTGAAGCCTCCACCTTGTGGCCTAGCGTTGCTACAG AACTTTTCAAGACGTCTGAACAATGAAAAATTATCAGAAACTACAAG TCTAGATATACTGATGCCTCGGCCGAGCAGGATCCCCATACGCAGGAGACCAGTAGGACAAACCCAGCACTTACTCAGATTTCATAGCTGCAGTGATGACTCTTCCCTCAAGGTGTGGAAATATGCAGCCCCAGAGATACCAGCACAAAGTTCCTTGCCAG AATTTCAACTGGAAATGCCAGTAACGAGTCAGAGGGAAGAATCACTTTTTCTGTGTCCTCCCAAAGTTTTGCTGGACGAG catctccctgGGCGATCAGATTCCCCCCAACTCACCTACCGCAAGATCCTGTCTTTCTGCACTGAGGCCTGA
- the AGBL5 gene encoding cytosolic carboxypeptidase-like protein 5 isoform X1: MEIRCGGLLFSSKFDSGNLAHVEKVEHQEGDGDNSLNGSGSINTSSASVVFGNSLPTADYEFNVWTKPDCGDTEYENGNRSWFYFSVRGGIPGKLIKIHIVNMNKQTKLYSQGMTPLVKTVPIKPRWERIRERPAYEMAETQFVLSFVHRFLDCRGATTYFAFCYPFSYTECQDMLTQLDAHFAECRHLSPSSVQHYGTISRRAGADSRKAEGKPRSTTHRTRKYSRGGRGKGKKEAAPPRGTPYMDAIYYHRELLCYSLDKLRVDLVTITSCHGMQETREARLEKLFPDKNTPRPHCFVGKRVFFLSSRVHPGETPSSFVFNGFLEFILREEDPRAQMLRRMFVFKLIPMLNPDGVMRGHYRTDARGVNLNRQYLNPDADLHPAVYGAKAVMLYHHVHSRMQPGSPDWRTYVPPLNTKIANQRCTRKCSHSEDIPLSELEKTNNLRNCSRDSCITSSQDLEASEVPGSNDSNVWILSKELLSEHCENEVENPPPPAPETIPPQQSGLAYYVDLHGHASKRGCFMYGNNISDENCQVENMLFPKLISLNSAHFDFTGCNFSEKNMYAKDKRDGQSKEGSGRVAIYKASGIIHSYTLECNYNTGRSVNTVPAACHDNGRATPPPLPTFPSKYTVELFEQVGRALAIAALDMAECNPWPRIVLSEHSCLSNLRAWMLKHVRSMRGVTGYFKRKGTKTPPKGGNGISASSSENSLCRARSFSNGSVNQQATPQVKNSPSFTFSSSHTPASSGGLGQSPRKGASRVLALVREPRVQEKRRHQHQTLLRAAVSSIQAPSLPCSTRNTSHLQLAPSLGSCSLPTTINIPGPSCNSLHKTAKASTEHVPEKLKPPPCGLALLQNFSRRLNNEKLSETTSLDILMPRPSRIPIRRRPVGQTQHLLRFHSCSDDSSLKVWKYAAPEIPAQSSLPEFQLEMPVTSQREESLFLCPPKVLLDEVWGGGSSAKPAAAATLACSRCHPLEPLSCRQKKKKQRLYRCIGSSHPPY; encoded by the exons ATGGAAATACGCTGTGGTGGCCTATTGTTCAGCTCCAAATTTGACTCTGGCAATTTGGCTCATGTTGAAAAGGTGGAACACCAGGAAGGTGATGGTGACAACAGCTTGAATGGCAGTGGCAGCATCAATACTTCTTCTGCCTCAGTGGTGTTTGGCAACTCCCTCCCCACTGCAGACTATGAATTCAATGTGTGGACCAAGCCAGATTGTGGTGACACAGAATATGAGAATGGGAACAG ATCCTGGTTTTACTTTAGTGTGAGGGGAGGAATTCCTGGCAAGTTGATCAAGATTCATATTGTGAATATGAACAAGCAGACCAAACTTTATTCCCAGGGAATGACACCTTTAGTCAAGACGGTACCTATCAAGCCCCGTTGGGAACGCATTCGTGAGCGACCTGCCTATGAG ATGGCGGAGACTCAGTTTGTCCTATCTTTTGTGCACCGATTCCTGGATTGTCGAGGAGCCACCACATACTTTGCCTTCTGCTATCCCTTCTCATATACAGAATGCCAGGACATGCTGACACAGCTGGATGCCCACTTTGCAGAGTGCAGACATCTCTCTCCTAGCAG TGTCCAACATTATGGCACAATTAGTCGGAGGGCAGGCGCAGACTCTAGAAAAGCTGAGGGGAAGCCGCGCTCCACCACCCACAGAACAAGAAAATACTCTAGAGGAGGACgtggaaaagggaaaaaggaggCGGCCCCACCCAGGGGTACACC CTATATGGATGCCATCTATTATCATCGGGAATTGTTGTGCTATTCCCTGGATAAGCTACGTGTGGACTTGGTCACCATCACATCATGCCATGGCATGCAGGAGACGCGGGAGGCTCGACTGGAGAAGTTATTCCCGGACAAGAACACACCCCGACCACACTGTTTTGTGGGGAAGAGA GTATTCTTTCTGAGCAGCAGAGTACATCCCGGGGAAACACCCTCTAGCTTTGTGTTCAATGGATTCCTGGAATTCATACTGAGAGAGGAGGATCCTCGAGCCCAAATGCTGCGTCGTATGTTTGTCTTTAAACTCATCCCTATGCTAAATCCAGATGGAGTGATGCGAGGACACTATCG GACAGACGCTCGTGGAGTTAATCTGAATCGTCAGTATTTGAACCCTGATGCAGACCTGCATCCTGCTGTATATGGGGCCAAGGCTGTCATGCTCTATCACCATGTTCACAGCCGGATGCAGCCTGGTTCTCCTGATTGGCGAACCTATGTCCCTCCACTCAACACAAAAATAGCCAATCAGCGTTGTACCCGCAAATGTTCCCATAGCGAAGACATCCCTCTTTCTGAGCTGGAGAAAACAAACAACCTTCGCAATTGTTCCAGAGATTCCTGCATCACCTCATCTCAGGATCTTGAGGCTTCAGAGGTACCAGGAAGCAATGACTCTAATGTCTGGATCCTTTCAAAAGAACTGTTATCTGAACACTGTGAGAATGAAGTTGAGAATCCTCCACCACCAGCTCCAGAAACCATCCCACCTCAACAGAGTGGTCTGGCTTACTATGTTGATCTGCATGGACATGCCTCTAAGCGTGGCTGTTTCATGTATGGGAACAACATTTCTGACGAGAACTGCCAG GTTGAAAATATGCTATTTCCTAAGCTCATCTCCTTGAATTCTGCTCATTTTGATTTCACGGGGTGCAACTTTTCAGAGAAGAATATGTATGCTAAAGACAAGCGGGATGGACAATCAAAAGAGGGCAGTGGGCGTGTGGCCATTTACAAGGCCTCAGGCATCATTCACAG TTACACACTGGAGTGCAATTACAACACAGGAAGATCAGTCAATACTGTTCCAGCAGCATGTCACGATAATGGGCGGGcaacccctcctcctctcccaacaTTCCCATCCAAATACACTGTGGAGCTGTTTGAGCAG GTTGGAAGGGCTTTAGCAATCGCAGCACTGGATATGGCAGAATGCAACCCCTGGCCTCGGATTGTCCTCTCTGAACACAGTTGCCTTAGCAATCTGCGTGCGTGGATGCTGAAACATGTGCGCAGCATGAGAGGAGTGACAGGCTACTTCAAGAGGAAGGGTACCAAAACCCCACCCAAGGGTGGCAA TGGGATTTCTGCTTCCAGCTCAGAGAATTCTCTCTGCCGAGCCAGAAGCTTCAGTAATGGTAGCGTCAATCAACAAGCTACCCCTCAGGTCAAGAACTCACCCAGCTTCACCTTCAGCTCCTCTCACACCCCTGCCTCCTCTGGGGGGTTGGGGCAGAGCCCTCGGAAAGGTGCCTCAAGGGTGCTGGCCCTTGTGCGAG AACCTCGAGTTCAGGAGAAGAGACGCCATCAGCACCAGACTTTGCTACGAGCTGCTGTGAGCAGCATCCAGGCACCCTCTCTCCCTTGTTCCACCAGAAACACCTCTCATCTCCAGCTGGCTCCCAGCCTAGGCTCCTGCTCCCTTCCAACTACTATCAACATACCAG GACCCAGCTGCAACAGCCTACATAAAACTGCCAAGGCTAGCACTGAGCATGTCCCTGAGAAGCTGAAGCCTCCACCTTGTGGCCTAGCGTTGCTACAG AACTTTTCAAGACGTCTGAACAATGAAAAATTATCAGAAACTACAAG TCTAGATATACTGATGCCTCGGCCGAGCAGGATCCCCATACGCAGGAGACCAGTAGGACAAACCCAGCACTTACTCAGATTTCATAGCTGCAGTGATGACTCTTCCCTCAAGGTGTGGAAATATGCAGCCCCAGAGATACCAGCACAAAGTTCCTTGCCAG AATTTCAACTGGAAATGCCAGTAACGAGTCAGAGGGAAGAATCACTTTTTCTGTGTCCTCCCAAAGTTTTGCTGGACGAGGTATGGGGAGGAGGGAGTTCTGCAAAGCCAGCTGCTGCTGCAACCCTTGCCTGCAGCCGCTGCCATCCCCTTGAACCCTTGTCTTGtagacagaagaagaagaagcaacgcCTTTACCGTTGTATAGGCAGTAGCCACCCTCCTTATTGA
- the AGBL5 gene encoding cytosolic carboxypeptidase-like protein 5 isoform X5 translates to MLTQLDAHFAECRHLSPSSVQHYGTISRRAGADSRKAEGKPRSTTHRTRKYSRGGRGKGKKEAAPPRGTPYMDAIYYHRELLCYSLDKLRVDLVTITSCHGMQETREARLEKLFPDKNTPRPHCFVGKRVFFLSSRVHPGETPSSFVFNGFLEFILREEDPRAQMLRRMFVFKLIPMLNPDGVMRGHYRTDARGVNLNRQYLNPDADLHPAVYGAKAVMLYHHVHSRMQPGSPDWRTYVPPLNTKIANQRCTRKCSHSEDIPLSELEKTNNLRNCSRDSCITSSQDLEASEVPGSNDSNVWILSKELLSEHCENEVENPPPPAPETIPPQQSGLAYYVDLHGHASKRGCFMYGNNISDENCQVENMLFPKLISLNSAHFDFTGCNFSEKNMYAKDKRDGQSKEGSGRVAIYKASGIIHSYTLECNYNTGRSVNTVPAACHDNGRATPPPLPTFPSKYTVELFEQVGRALAIAALDMAECNPWPRIVLSEHSCLSNLRAWMLKHVRSMRGVTGYFKRKGTKTPPKGGNGISASSSENSLCRARSFSNGSVNQQATPQVKNSPSFTFSSSHTPASSGGLGQSPRKGASRVLALVREPRVQEKRRHQHQTLLRAAVSSIQAPSLPCSTRNTSHLQLAPSLGSCSLPTTINIPGPSCNSLHKTAKASTEHVPEKLKPPPCGLALLQNFSRRLNNEKLSETTSLDILMPRPSRIPIRRRPVGQTQHLLRFHSCSDDSSLKVWKYAAPEIPAQSSLPEFQLEMPVTSQREESLFLCPPKVLLDEVWGGGSSAKPAAAATLACSRCHPLEPLSCRQKKKKQRLYRCIGSSHPPY, encoded by the exons ATGCTGACACAGCTGGATGCCCACTTTGCAGAGTGCAGACATCTCTCTCCTAGCAG TGTCCAACATTATGGCACAATTAGTCGGAGGGCAGGCGCAGACTCTAGAAAAGCTGAGGGGAAGCCGCGCTCCACCACCCACAGAACAAGAAAATACTCTAGAGGAGGACgtggaaaagggaaaaaggaggCGGCCCCACCCAGGGGTACACC CTATATGGATGCCATCTATTATCATCGGGAATTGTTGTGCTATTCCCTGGATAAGCTACGTGTGGACTTGGTCACCATCACATCATGCCATGGCATGCAGGAGACGCGGGAGGCTCGACTGGAGAAGTTATTCCCGGACAAGAACACACCCCGACCACACTGTTTTGTGGGGAAGAGA GTATTCTTTCTGAGCAGCAGAGTACATCCCGGGGAAACACCCTCTAGCTTTGTGTTCAATGGATTCCTGGAATTCATACTGAGAGAGGAGGATCCTCGAGCCCAAATGCTGCGTCGTATGTTTGTCTTTAAACTCATCCCTATGCTAAATCCAGATGGAGTGATGCGAGGACACTATCG GACAGACGCTCGTGGAGTTAATCTGAATCGTCAGTATTTGAACCCTGATGCAGACCTGCATCCTGCTGTATATGGGGCCAAGGCTGTCATGCTCTATCACCATGTTCACAGCCGGATGCAGCCTGGTTCTCCTGATTGGCGAACCTATGTCCCTCCACTCAACACAAAAATAGCCAATCAGCGTTGTACCCGCAAATGTTCCCATAGCGAAGACATCCCTCTTTCTGAGCTGGAGAAAACAAACAACCTTCGCAATTGTTCCAGAGATTCCTGCATCACCTCATCTCAGGATCTTGAGGCTTCAGAGGTACCAGGAAGCAATGACTCTAATGTCTGGATCCTTTCAAAAGAACTGTTATCTGAACACTGTGAGAATGAAGTTGAGAATCCTCCACCACCAGCTCCAGAAACCATCCCACCTCAACAGAGTGGTCTGGCTTACTATGTTGATCTGCATGGACATGCCTCTAAGCGTGGCTGTTTCATGTATGGGAACAACATTTCTGACGAGAACTGCCAG GTTGAAAATATGCTATTTCCTAAGCTCATCTCCTTGAATTCTGCTCATTTTGATTTCACGGGGTGCAACTTTTCAGAGAAGAATATGTATGCTAAAGACAAGCGGGATGGACAATCAAAAGAGGGCAGTGGGCGTGTGGCCATTTACAAGGCCTCAGGCATCATTCACAG TTACACACTGGAGTGCAATTACAACACAGGAAGATCAGTCAATACTGTTCCAGCAGCATGTCACGATAATGGGCGGGcaacccctcctcctctcccaacaTTCCCATCCAAATACACTGTGGAGCTGTTTGAGCAG GTTGGAAGGGCTTTAGCAATCGCAGCACTGGATATGGCAGAATGCAACCCCTGGCCTCGGATTGTCCTCTCTGAACACAGTTGCCTTAGCAATCTGCGTGCGTGGATGCTGAAACATGTGCGCAGCATGAGAGGAGTGACAGGCTACTTCAAGAGGAAGGGTACCAAAACCCCACCCAAGGGTGGCAA TGGGATTTCTGCTTCCAGCTCAGAGAATTCTCTCTGCCGAGCCAGAAGCTTCAGTAATGGTAGCGTCAATCAACAAGCTACCCCTCAGGTCAAGAACTCACCCAGCTTCACCTTCAGCTCCTCTCACACCCCTGCCTCCTCTGGGGGGTTGGGGCAGAGCCCTCGGAAAGGTGCCTCAAGGGTGCTGGCCCTTGTGCGAG AACCTCGAGTTCAGGAGAAGAGACGCCATCAGCACCAGACTTTGCTACGAGCTGCTGTGAGCAGCATCCAGGCACCCTCTCTCCCTTGTTCCACCAGAAACACCTCTCATCTCCAGCTGGCTCCCAGCCTAGGCTCCTGCTCCCTTCCAACTACTATCAACATACCAG GACCCAGCTGCAACAGCCTACATAAAACTGCCAAGGCTAGCACTGAGCATGTCCCTGAGAAGCTGAAGCCTCCACCTTGTGGCCTAGCGTTGCTACAG AACTTTTCAAGACGTCTGAACAATGAAAAATTATCAGAAACTACAAG TCTAGATATACTGATGCCTCGGCCGAGCAGGATCCCCATACGCAGGAGACCAGTAGGACAAACCCAGCACTTACTCAGATTTCATAGCTGCAGTGATGACTCTTCCCTCAAGGTGTGGAAATATGCAGCCCCAGAGATACCAGCACAAAGTTCCTTGCCAG AATTTCAACTGGAAATGCCAGTAACGAGTCAGAGGGAAGAATCACTTTTTCTGTGTCCTCCCAAAGTTTTGCTGGACGAGGTATGGGGAGGAGGGAGTTCTGCAAAGCCAGCTGCTGCTGCAACCCTTGCCTGCAGCCGCTGCCATCCCCTTGAACCCTTGTCTTGtagacagaagaagaagaagcaacgcCTTTACCGTTGTATAGGCAGTAGCCACCCTCCTTATTGA